The following is a genomic window from Emcibacter nanhaiensis.
AATGTCAAAAGAAAAGTTTGAACGCACGAAGCCGCACTGCAATATTGGGACTATTGGTCACGTTGACCATGGTAAGACCACACTGACTGCGGCGATCACAAAAGTACTTGCCGATGCCGGTCACGGCAAAGCGGTTGATTTTGCGAACATCGACAAGGCTCCTGAGGAGCGCGAGCGCGGTATTACGATTTCCACGGCCCACGTTGAGTATGAGACGGACAAGCGTCACTATGCTCACGTTGACTGCCCGGGTCATGCTGACTATGTGAAGAACATGATCACCGGTGCGGCGCAGATGGACGGCGCGATTCTTGTTGTGAACGCTGCTGACGGCCCGATGCCGCAGACCCGCGAGCACATTCTTCTGGCCCGTCAGGTTGGCGTTCCGGCCCTGGTTGTATTCCTGAACAAGGTTGACCAGGTTGACGACGAAGAGCTGCTTGAGCTGGTTGAGATGGAAGTTCGCGAACTTCTGAATGAATATGAATTCCCGGGTGACGATATTCCGATCATTGCCGGTTCTGCGCTTGCCGCCCTGGAAGGTCGTGACGACGCCATCGGCAAAGACAAGATCCTGGAACTGATGGACGCTGTTGACGAATATATCCCGCAGCCGGACCGTCCGAAGGACCAGCCGTTCCTGATGCCGATCGAGGACGTGTTCTCCATTTCCGGTCGTGGTACTGTTGTGACCGGCCGTGTTGAGCGCGGTATCATCAATGTGGGCGAGGAAGTTGAGATCGTGGGCATCAAAGACACCACGAAAACAACTGTTACCGGCGTTGAAATGTTCCGCAAGCTGCTGGATAGCGGTGAAGCCGGCGACAACATCGGTGCGCTGCTGCGTGGCGTTGGCCGTGAAGAGGTTGAGCGTGGCCAGGTTCTGGCCAAGCCGGGAACCATTACCCCGCACACCAAGTTCAAAGCCGAGGCTTACATCCTGACCAAGGAAGAGGGCGGTCGTCATACCCCGTTCTTCACCAACTACCGTCCGCAGTTCTACTTCCGTACCACTGACGTGACCGGTATTGTGCATCTTCCGGAAGGCACCGAGATGGTTATGCCGGGCGACAACGTGACCGTTGACGTCGAGCTGATCGCCCCGATCGCCATGGACGAAGGTCTGCGTTTCGCCATCCGTGAAGGCGGTCGTACCGTCGGCGCCGGCGTCGTAGCCTCAATTATCGAATAGTTTCTATCTAGGAGCGCGGGCGTAAGCCCGCGTATTTAATTATGTTGGATTCACAAAACATTCGTATCCGCCTTAAGGCGTTTGACCACCGTGTCCTGGACCAGGCTGCCGGTGAAATCGCCAATACGGCCAAAAGAACTGGCGCCAGCGTACGCGGCCCCATTCCGATGCCGACACGGATTGAGAAATTTACGGTTCTGCGGTCACCGCACGTGAACAAAAAATCACGCGAACAGTTCGAAATGCGCACACACAAGCGCCTTCTCGACATTGTTGAGCCGACACCCCAGACAGTTGACGCGCTGATGAAGCTCGACCTGGCTGCCGGGGTGGAAGTTGAAATCAAACTGCAGGGGTAATGAGCATGCGTTCAGGACTTATTGCAAAGAAAGTTGGCATGTCACGTGTTTTCGGCGAAGGCGGAAAACACGTTCCGGTGACCATTCTGCATGTTGATAACCTTCAGGTTGTTTCTCACAAAACAGCCGAAAAAGACGGTTACAACGCCCTGCAGCTCGGAGCTGGTGCTGCCAAAGTGAAACGGACTTCGCAGCAGATGCGCGGTCATTTCGCCAAAGCCAAGGTTGAGCCGAAAGCAAAGCTGGCCGAATTCCGCATTTCCGATGATGCTTTCATCGAAGTTGGCGCGGAACTGAGCCCGGAACATTTTGTAAACGGCCAGTTGGTTGACGTCGTTGGTACCTCCAAAGGTAAAGGTTTTGCCGGTGGTATGAAACGTCACAACTTCGGTGGTCTGCGTGCTACCCACGGTGTATCCATTTCTCACCGTTCACACGGTTCCACAGGTCAGTGTCAGGACCCGGGCCGCGTGTTCAAAGGCAAGAAAATGGCCGGTCACCTGGGTGACGAGCGCGTAACCGTGCACAACCTTGAAGTAGTTGCTACCGACGCCGACGAAGGTCTGCTCCTGGTTAAAGGTGCAGTGCCCGGTGCCAAAGGCGGCTGGATTTTAGTCAGTGATGCAGTGAAAAAAGCCCTGCCGGAAGACGCCCCGTTCCCGGGTGCCGTTAAATCCGCCGCAGCGCCCGCTGCCGAAGAAGCTCCGGCTGTAGAAGCTCCCGCTGAGGAAGCAGCAGCAGAAGCACCGGCTGAAACTGCAGAAGAGAACAAGGAATAACGACCGATGAAAGCCGATGTATTGAAGCTTGATGCTAAAAAGGCTGGTGACGTCGATCTTGACGACGGCATCTTTGGTCTTCCCGAGCGTGCAGACATTCTGCAGCGTGTTGTTGTGTGGCAGCTGGCCAAGCGCCGCGCCGGTACCCACAAGGTACAGAGCCGCGGTGAAATTACCGGTACCACTAAACGTATCGGCCGCCAGAAAGGCGGCGGTTCCGCCCGTCACGGTTCAGGTAAAGTAAGCCAGTTCCGTGGTGGTGGCCGCGCCTTCGGTCCGGTCGTGCGTTCACACGCCCATGATCTGCCGAAAAAAATTCGCAAACTCGGCCTGAAAACGGCCCTGTCCAGCAAGCTTGCCAACGGCAACCTGATTGTTCTGGACAGTGCGGACCTGAAAGCACCGAAAACCAAGGATCTGGTCAAGGCGCTTGATAAACTGGGTCTGGACAACGCGCTCTTCATTGATGGCGCCGAAGTCAGCGAAAACTTTAAACTCGCCGCTGCAAACATCCCGAACGTGGATGTCCTGCCGAGCCAGGGCGCCAATGTCTATGACATCCTGCGTCGCCAGAAACTGGTTCTGACCAAAGCAGCCGTCGAAAGCCTGACGGAGAGGCTGAAATGACTGAAGTAAAACATTACGATACTATTCTTGGTCCCGTGATCACCGAGAAATCCACTTTGGTTTCAGAGCATAACCAGGTGGTATTCCGGGTGCCGTTGACTGCGACCAAGCCGGAAATCAAAGACGCTGTGGAAGCTCTCTTTGATGTCAAGGTTGAAGCAGTGAACACCATCCGTGTCAAAGGTAAGGTAAAGCGTTTCCGCGGTCATAAAGGTCGCCGGAGCGATTACAAAAAAGCGATGGTTAAACTGGCTGAAGGTCAGTCCATCGACGTGACGACGGGGATCTAACAATGGCTTTGAAAACATTTAATCCGACTACACCCAGCCAGCGTTCGCTGGTCCAGGTGGATCGTTCAGAACTCTGGAAAGGCAAGCCCGTCAAGTCACTGACTGAAGGGCTGACCAAATCAGGTGGACGTAACAACGCAGGTCGTATCACTGCCCGCCGTCGTGGCGGCGGTCACAAGCGCGCTTATCGTCTGGTGGACTTCAAACGTCGCAAATGGGACGTGGAAGCCACTGTACAGCGCCTTGAGTATGACCCGAACCGGACAGCCTTTATCGCGCTGATCGAATATGCTGACGGTGAGCAGGCCTATATCCTGGCGCCGCAGCGTATTGCCGAAGGCGATGTAGTGGTGGCCGGTCAGAAAGTGGATGTGAAACCGGGCAACGCCATGCCGCTGTCTTCCATCCCCGTTGGGTCCATTGTTCATAACGTTGAACTGAAACCGGGCAAGGGCGGCCAGATCGCCCGTTCCGCAGGTTCCTATGTCCAGGTAACCGGCCGTGACCAGGGCTATGTCCTGCTTCGTCTGGCTTCCGGCGAACAGCGTTATGTCCGGGCCGAGTGCATGGCCACTATCGGTGCCGTGTCCAACCCTGACAACCAGAACATCAAACTGGCGAAAGCCGGCCGTAGTCGCTGGCTCGGCAAACGCCCGTCTGTCCGTGGTGTTGCGATGAACCCGATTGACCACCCCCATGGTGGTGGTGAGGGTCGTACCTCCGGTGGTCGTCACCCTGTGACACCCTGGGGTAAACCGACCAAGGGTAAACGCACCCGTAGCAACAAGTCGACAGACCGCTATATTGCGCGGTCCCGTCACGAGCGCAAGAAATAAGGAGACAGACGAATGGCACGTTCAGTATGGAAAGGTCCGTTTGTCGATCTGCATCTTCTCAAGAAGTCAGAGGCTATGGCGGAATCCGGCAAAAACTCACCGATCAAGACCTGGTCTCGTCGGTCGACCATTTTGCCACAATTTGTCGGACAGACTTTTAATGTCCATAACGGCCACAAATTCATCCCGGTCTATGTGACCGAGGATATGGTTGGCCACAAACTTGGTGAATTTGCACCGACCCGTACTTACTACGGTCACGGCGCAGATAAAAAAGCGAAGAAGAGGTAAGGACAGTGGGTAAATCATCAGCACCACGCCGCGTTGCCGAAAACGAAGCCTTGGCAGTAGCCAACATGGTTCGTATCAGCCCCCAGAAACTGAATCTGGTGGCCGGCATCATTCGCGGCCAGAAAGTTGAAAAAGCACTTGCGGACCTGACTTT
Proteins encoded in this region:
- the tuf gene encoding elongation factor Tu, whose product is MSKEKFERTKPHCNIGTIGHVDHGKTTLTAAITKVLADAGHGKAVDFANIDKAPEERERGITISTAHVEYETDKRHYAHVDCPGHADYVKNMITGAAQMDGAILVVNAADGPMPQTREHILLARQVGVPALVVFLNKVDQVDDEELLELVEMEVRELLNEYEFPGDDIPIIAGSALAALEGRDDAIGKDKILELMDAVDEYIPQPDRPKDQPFLMPIEDVFSISGRGTVVTGRVERGIINVGEEVEIVGIKDTTKTTVTGVEMFRKLLDSGEAGDNIGALLRGVGREEVERGQVLAKPGTITPHTKFKAEAYILTKEEGGRHTPFFTNYRPQFYFRTTDVTGIVHLPEGTEMVMPGDNVTVDVELIAPIAMDEGLRFAIREGGRTVGAGVVASIIE
- the rpsJ gene encoding 30S ribosomal protein S10, with amino-acid sequence MDSQNIRIRLKAFDHRVLDQAAGEIANTAKRTGASVRGPIPMPTRIEKFTVLRSPHVNKKSREQFEMRTHKRLLDIVEPTPQTVDALMKLDLAAGVEVEIKLQG
- the rplC gene encoding 50S ribosomal protein L3 — protein: MRSGLIAKKVGMSRVFGEGGKHVPVTILHVDNLQVVSHKTAEKDGYNALQLGAGAAKVKRTSQQMRGHFAKAKVEPKAKLAEFRISDDAFIEVGAELSPEHFVNGQLVDVVGTSKGKGFAGGMKRHNFGGLRATHGVSISHRSHGSTGQCQDPGRVFKGKKMAGHLGDERVTVHNLEVVATDADEGLLLVKGAVPGAKGGWILVSDAVKKALPEDAPFPGAVKSAAAPAAEEAPAVEAPAEEAAAEAPAETAEENKE
- the rplD gene encoding 50S ribosomal protein L4; this translates as MKADVLKLDAKKAGDVDLDDGIFGLPERADILQRVVVWQLAKRRAGTHKVQSRGEITGTTKRIGRQKGGGSARHGSGKVSQFRGGGRAFGPVVRSHAHDLPKKIRKLGLKTALSSKLANGNLIVLDSADLKAPKTKDLVKALDKLGLDNALFIDGAEVSENFKLAAANIPNVDVLPSQGANVYDILRRQKLVLTKAAVESLTERLK
- a CDS encoding 50S ribosomal protein L23, which translates into the protein MTEVKHYDTILGPVITEKSTLVSEHNQVVFRVPLTATKPEIKDAVEALFDVKVEAVNTIRVKGKVKRFRGHKGRRSDYKKAMVKLAEGQSIDVTTGI
- the rplB gene encoding 50S ribosomal protein L2, which produces MALKTFNPTTPSQRSLVQVDRSELWKGKPVKSLTEGLTKSGGRNNAGRITARRRGGGHKRAYRLVDFKRRKWDVEATVQRLEYDPNRTAFIALIEYADGEQAYILAPQRIAEGDVVVAGQKVDVKPGNAMPLSSIPVGSIVHNVELKPGKGGQIARSAGSYVQVTGRDQGYVLLRLASGEQRYVRAECMATIGAVSNPDNQNIKLAKAGRSRWLGKRPSVRGVAMNPIDHPHGGGEGRTSGGRHPVTPWGKPTKGKRTRSNKSTDRYIARSRHERKK
- the rpsS gene encoding 30S ribosomal protein S19 gives rise to the protein MARSVWKGPFVDLHLLKKSEAMAESGKNSPIKTWSRRSTILPQFVGQTFNVHNGHKFIPVYVTEDMVGHKLGEFAPTRTYYGHGADKKAKKR